GCAAATAGCGCTTCCCTCTCTCGCGCACCGTACCGTCCGGGTTCGTGATGGCCAACCGGCCGGCGGCCAGTGCGGCGCGTCGCTCGGTGAGTGTCGAGTTCTTGTTCAGGAGTACTTTCTCAAAAGCCGAGAGCGCACCTGGGCGGTCCCCGGCGCGCTGAAGCAACGATCCCAGTATGAAATAGACATAGTCCCGCTCAGAACCGCGCAGAGTTCCGTACCTGAACGCGAGCAAACGGCGAGATAGAGCGATGCCATCCTGATTGCGCTCCGTGCAGTAGTAGAAGTCGCAGAGGAGCACGCCCAGCCGGTGCCGGGGGTCCTTGAACAGCGCCAGTTCCTGCGGAAACGCGTAGAGATACCCGTGCTCCGCGCCCCACTTGAGGCGGGAGTAATCGTTCCACTCGCCCGCGGTGTCCATGCGCCGGGTGGCCGGGTCGCATTCCAAGATCTTCGCGTACCAGGCCAGGGCTTCATCTTTCTTGCCCTCCACGAACGCGAGGAACCCAAGATACATCGCCATCTGTTCCTTGAGGTCGTCGAGGTACCACGGGCAGGTCTTGCGGTTGACGAGTTGTCCCGGCTCGACGGCGTTCTTCTTGACGTTGCCCCAGAAGTCCACGAACTTTTCCTGGACGGGCGGCGTGGTGATCCTCTCGGCCGCCTCGCGGACCGCCAACTTCTCGATATTGAGCGGCGTCTTGTCCTGAACCTCCTTGAGCCAGGTCTGAAGTAAGAGGAAACACCCCTTGGCGGCCTGGGGGGCGAGGTCATATTCCAGGGCGATGCGGCCCATCTCCAGGACCGCCTCGCCGCGATACAGGCCGTACGGGTCCGAGGCCCGGAAGGCCGCCAGTTCCTGCTTCGCCTCGGGGATTTTGCCCATGGCCACGAGACACTGGGCGGCGTAGAGGCGGGAGGCCTCGGCGTAGATGCTCTCCGGCCACTTCTGGATGATCTCGAGGTACACCGAGCGAGCGGGGGCGTGCTTGCCTTGCACGCGGCGCAGGTGTTCCGCATCGCGGTACCGCACGAAGTCCTCGCCGTAGAGGTCCATGTCGGCCAGACGCTGGGCCTGCCGAAGCAGCCCTTCGAGGCGACGAATCAGGGCTTCCTGGTCGTAGGCATACTCGCGGGCGTAATCGACGGCGAAGCGGAAGGACTCGACGGCCTTCTGGAACTCCTTACGGGCCAGGAGCGCCCGGCCGCACCCCTCCGCCGCCCGCACCAGCGGGACGCCCTGCGTCTGGCCCGCCATCCAATCGAAAATCACCAATGCGTCGTACGGTTTGCCGAGCGCGAGAAGCGCATCGCCCGCCACCAGGTAACAGTCGGCATGGTCGGCGTTGTAGGCGTCGCGCGGCTCGACGTAGGGACGGATGAAGTCGAGCGCCTTGTCGGGCGCCTTCGAGTCCAGCGCGACTCGGGCCACCAGCGCGTCGACCCGCGGCAACTCGCGGGCGGCCATGCGGGCCAAATCGTCCTCGCCCTTGGCCTGCTTCGCCAGGGCCCGCCGCAGGTCCGCCAGCATCGGCACGGCCTTACGATGGTCCCCCGCCTCGATGAGGGCGGCGCACTGCTCGACCGCCTCGCGGATCGCACGGGATCGGAGCGTGATCTCCTCGGGGGAAGGCGGCGCGGGAGCGCGCCGCTTGGCGCCGGGGTTCCCCTGGCCGCGCGCAGGCGAAAGACCCACCGCGACCGCGCAAGAGAACACCGCCAGAGAGATGATAATCGCCCAGCGCAAGCGATACCGATGGTGAGCCGTTCGGTCCACCGCAGCCCCCCTTATCCTGACGTGCTCCTTCTTCTCCTGTCTTTGCTTACGAATAGGAGCATACCCGCCCTGCCCGAATGATGTCAAGGAAAAAATCGGGATGTATTACCCAGGAAATTCCTGGGGGGGCCATCGCCGGGCGTGGGAGGCGGGCGATCAGGTTTTGGCTTTCTTGGATTTCTTGGGGGCGTCCTGGCCCTGGGGACCGCAGAGGTAGCGCTCGGCGGCCATGACCTTGGCGATGCGCCGGGCGTGCCGGCCGCCCTCGAACGGCGTGGTGAGCCAGACGTCAACCATTCGGCGAATGAGTTCCTCGCTCAGCAGGTCGGCGGGGAGGCAGAGGACGTTGGCGTCGTTGCACACCGGAAGGGTGAAGTCGGGGTAGTCGCTGGACGCTTCCGATTCGGCGCCGCAGTCGGAGACGTCGTGGCCCTGGTTGACCAGTTGGTTTTTCAGTCGCTCTTTGGTCTGGAAGCCCCGGTGGTCGCTACCCACGGCGATTTTCATCACGCGATCTCCTGAATCCGGTGGGCCACCGCCCGTTCAAGGTGTCGGGCACAGGCTTGGTATGCGGCCAAGTCTCCCCGTATCGGGTCTGAGACGTCCTTACCGTCGGGGTCGATAAGGACGGCCCGGTTTGCCACCTCCGGGGCGAGTGCCTCCACGGCCTCGAGGTGCCCCCGTGTCATCACCCAAATATAGTCGGCGGCGAGGAGCGAGTCAACGGTCATCGGCCGGCTTCGGTGGTGGCGGATGTCGACGCCCTCCTCCCGCATGGTTTCGACGGCGTTGGTGCTGGCGGGCTGGTCTCCGCCCGCTCCGGTGCCGCAACTGGCGATTTCGAGGCCGCGGTCCTCCAGTTCCTCCGGGTCGCACCCGAGGCGATCGGCGAGCATCTTCTTGGCGAGCCCGACGGCCATGGGGCTCCGGCACAAATTGCCGGTGCACACGATGAGGAGCCGCGTCCGCGCCAGCCGGCGGACCCGGCGGGCGGTGATCGCCCCTTCGCGCAGGATTTCGTAGGAATCGTCCTCGCGGACGCGAATGACCGTCGACGGGCGGGCGTATGCGGTCGGGCCCGCGTCCACAATCAGGGAGACCTTGCCGTCGAATTCGGCGAGGACCTCACGGGCCTCGCGGGGCGGAGGCCGGCCGGCGGCGTTGGCGCTCGACGCGGCGACTGGCACGCCAGCCGCCCGAAGAATAGCGCGGCCGACGGAATCGCTGGGGCACCGCAGGCCCACGGTCCCATTGTAATAAATGCCCTCTTCAATGAGGCCGCCCGTGTCGGCGTCTTTCGGCCGGCGGTCGGGAACCACGAGGGCGAGCGGTCCCGGCCAGGCTTTGCGAATCAGCCGTTCTGTGAGCGGCGACAAGGGGCCGGCGTAGCGGGCGGATTCCTCCGGACCCGCGAGGTGAAGCGTGTAGGGCTTGTCCGGCGCGCGGGTCTTCAGGCGATCCAGTTCGGCCATGGCCTGCGGGTTGACGGCACTGGCCCCGATGCCGTAAACGGTCTCCGTCGGGAAGACGATGATTTGACCGTCGGCGAGGGCGTGAGCGGCTTGGCGGACGGCCTCCTCATTGGCGCCGCCTTCCGCGGCCACGAGAACGCGGGTCTTCATCGGATCGGTGTCCCTTGGCGTGAGAAAAGAGCGGGTGCTGGTCGTGTGAGTCGGCCAAGTGTAAGGCAGGCCCGCCTGGGAAGTCAAGCATTGGCGGCATTGGCGGTGGCGGCGTTCCCCACCTTTCGCTGCGCTCAAGGTGGGGCGTTGGGCGTTGTTAGCGCCAACTGTCGGCGATTTCGTCGAGCGTTTCGGGCGGCAGGCCGACGAGCGCCTCGACCACCTGGGGGTCGAACTGCTGGCCCGCGAGTTTCCGGATCTGCTCGAGGGCGTCATCCCGCGAAATGGCCCCGCGGAAGGGGCGGTGGCTCGTCATGCCGTCGAAGGCGTCGGCCACCGTCAGGACCCGTGCGACCAGGGGGATTTCTTCACCCGCCTTCTGCTCCGGATAGCCGGTGCCGTCGTAGGATTCGTGGTGGGCGCGGATGACGTCGCCGACTTCGCCGAAAAACTCGAGCGGTTTCAGAAAGTCCGCGCCGACTGCGGGATGGCGGCGAACGACTTCCCACTGGTCATCCGAAAGAGGCCCGCTGTGGTTGATGACCGTGTGCGGGATCACGACGTATCCGATGTCGTGAAGGCGGGCGGCAATCTGGAGGGCGCCGGTCTCGGACTGGCTGAGGCCGACGGCCTGGCCGAGCGGCTGGGCGTAGGCCAGCACGCGGGCCGAGTGGCCTCGCAGGTACGGGAACCGGTCCTCGTTGGCCACCGCCACCATCTCGAGCGAGGCATAGACCTGGCACCGCTGCCGGTGGTGAACCTTGGCCGACAGGATCGCCGGCGCCATGACGTTCGCCAGGGCCGTGACGCGCTTGACGTCGGCGGCCTGGAAGTCGGGCGCCTCGGGCGGGCGGTGGAGGACGGCAGCGCCGACCGCGTCCTTCTGGAACGGGATCGGAACGGCCAGGAGTTTGCCCGTCTGCCAGAACTCGCGTTCCTGGAAGTCCACGAGGACGCTGTCGGCCAGGTCGTTGATGTGGATGGTTTTTCGACTCTGGACGGCGCGGCAGATGACGCCGGAGCGGATCGGCGTCCGAAGCCAGCAGAGCGTCGGCGATTCCTCGGAATCGGGATGGGCGCGGACCATGAGTCCAACGGCTCCGTCATCGGCCTCGTAAAGGGCGATGGTGCTGGTCTGGCAGGAGACGCGGTCGCCGACCAGTTCGGCGCACAGGCCCAGGAGGTCCTCCAGTTCCAAGATGCCCATGAGGGAGCGGGCGACGTCGGCCGTGGTCGCCAGGTCCTCCATCTGGCGGGCCATCCGCCGGTTCGACCGGACGAGGTCGTGGCTGGCGATTTCGAGTTTCTGGCTGATCTGGGCCTGCTCGGCTTCCATGCGGGCCTTGGTCTGAGCGAGTTCGGCGAAATGGTGCTTCAGGCGCTGGTCGCGGACCTGCCGGCGGAGGGTGCGGCAGACGGCGCGCTGGAGGCCTTCGAGGTCGAACGGCTTCTCGATGTAATCGGTGAATCCCAGGCGGAGGGCTTCGATGCTGGTTTCGAGGGTTCCGCGGCCGCTGATCGCGATCAGCGCGATGTCCTCGTTGGCCGCCTTGGCCTTCTCCGCCAGGCTCAGGCCACCCACGTGGGGCATCACCAGGTCCGTAATCAGGCAGTCGAACGGTTCCCCGGTCACGCGCGCGAGGGCCCGCTCGGGATCGCTTTCCGTCTCGATCTGCCAGGACGGGTCGGCCTCGCGGAGCGTTTCGGACACCAGGAGGGCGACGTCCGGCTCGTCGTCGACCACGAGGATCCGGGCCTCGAACTCCGTCCGGGCGACTTCAGCACTCGATGGACTCATAACCGTTCCCTTCGATTCCGTTCGATTCCGTCACCTTTCGGCTTTTCTTTATCTCAAGGAGGCCGAACGACGCACCGGCTGTGTCGCTCGGCCTCCGTCGTTATCAGCCACGGTGAGGGCTAGCCGCGAGAGCGAGGGGGGAGGGAGAAGGCATCGCACCCCACCGTGGTTTATGTGTGCGAATCGGTCGGCCCTGGCGGCGACGGCCGACGAATCCGTTTTGCCTCGTGTCTCCTTTTCTCAACCTCGGAGCAAGGGGCGTCCCCGCTCCCGTCCTCAAGCGGGCGTCTCGGTTTCGGCCGCGGGAAACGTCATCCGCACGGTCGTGCCTTGGCCCGGCGTCGATTCCAAAGCCATCTGCCCCCCGT
The window above is part of the Planctomycetota bacterium genome. Proteins encoded here:
- a CDS encoding RpiB/LacA/LacB family sugar-phosphate isomerase; the protein is MKIAVGSDHRGFQTKERLKNQLVNQGHDVSDCGAESEASSDYPDFTLPVCNDANVLCLPADLLSEELIRRMVDVWLTTPFEGGRHARRIAKVMAAERYLCGPQGQDAPKKSKKAKT
- a CDS encoding response regulator, whose translation is MSPSSAEVARTEFEARILVVDDEPDVALLVSETLREADPSWQIETESDPERALARVTGEPFDCLITDLVMPHVGGLSLAEKAKAANEDIALIAISGRGTLETSIEALRLGFTDYIEKPFDLEGLQRAVCRTLRRQVRDQRLKHHFAELAQTKARMEAEQAQISQKLEIASHDLVRSNRRMARQMEDLATTADVARSLMGILELEDLLGLCAELVGDRVSCQTSTIALYEADDGAVGLMVRAHPDSEESPTLCWLRTPIRSGVICRAVQSRKTIHINDLADSVLVDFQEREFWQTGKLLAVPIPFQKDAVGAAVLHRPPEAPDFQAADVKRVTALANVMAPAILSAKVHHRQRCQVYASLEMVAVANEDRFPYLRGHSARVLAYAQPLGQAVGLSQSETGALQIAARLHDIGYVVIPHTVINHSGPLSDDQWEVVRRHPAVGADFLKPLEFFGEVGDVIRAHHESYDGTGYPEQKAGEEIPLVARVLTVADAFDGMTSHRPFRGAISRDDALEQIRKLAGQQFDPQVVEALVGLPPETLDEIADSWR
- a CDS encoding L-threonylcarbamoyladenylate synthase, with the translated sequence MKTRVLVAAEGGANEEAVRQAAHALADGQIIVFPTETVYGIGASAVNPQAMAELDRLKTRAPDKPYTLHLAGPEESARYAGPLSPLTERLIRKAWPGPLALVVPDRRPKDADTGGLIEEGIYYNGTVGLRCPSDSVGRAILRAAGVPVAASSANAAGRPPPREAREVLAEFDGKVSLIVDAGPTAYARPSTVIRVREDDSYEILREGAITARRVRRLARTRLLIVCTGNLCRSPMAVGLAKKMLADRLGCDPEELEDRGLEIASCGTGAGGDQPASTNAVETMREEGVDIRHHRSRPMTVDSLLAADYIWVMTRGHLEAVEALAPEVANRAVLIDPDGKDVSDPIRGDLAAYQACARHLERAVAHRIQEIA